The bacterium genome includes the window TCCGTTCCCGGAGCAGGTGTTCGAGCGCGCCCGTGCGTTGATCTTCCCGGGGGAGGGAAGGGGGATTCATCACGATGAGGGCGGGATCCGCCAAGGTCGCAGGCAGGAGGGGAAGTGATTTCAGGACCATCGCCGGATCGTTCCTGATCCGGGGATCATCGTAACGATATCCATCAGGATGACCCCGAGGTGCGGGACATGATCCGGAAAGGGATGAAGGAGGGAAGTGCGCCTGCCTGAGGACAACCGGCGGCCTGCAGCGGCCGGCACGAGGAGGGGTCGGTGACGCGGAGATCCTGGGTGGCGGCAACCGCCCTCTGTCTGGCCGTCGTGACGGCCGCCACCGGGTCCGTCCCGCAGGACGCGATCGCCGGTATCCTTGCCGCGGCGCGCGTGTCCGGGGCGTCGCGGGCCCAGGAATCAGGCCCCGTGACGCCCCGGGCGACGGTGGATGCCGCGCGGCTCGTCCAGGAGGACGTCTCCGCACGGGTTCCGATGTGGATGATCCTGCTCCTCGTAATCATCCTGCTTCTCGTCTGGCTGATCTACCACACCTGGGCCGGGTGGAAACCGCTGATCCGGGGAGGGTAGGGAGACAGCATGGCGGATCGCCCGTTGAAGCATCGCAGCAGCCAGCTCACCGGCACGCCGGGAGGGGCGGATTGGGCGCGCAGGACCGCCGCCAGGGCCATGCTTCGTGCCGTGGATTTCCAGGACGGCGATTTCTCCAAGCCGATCGTCACCATCGCCTGCCCCTTCACGAACGCGACTCCCTGCAACGATCACATCCGGAAACTCGGCGACATCCTTTTCCGGGAGATCGTCGCGGCCGGCGGCAAGCCGTTCCTGTTCGGGACGCCCGTCATCAGCGACGGGGAGACGATGGGAATGGAAGGGATGAAGTACTCCCTGATGTCGCGGGACCTCATCGCGGACTGCATCGAGACCATGCACGAGGGGTACACGGCGGACGGAATCGTCACGCTGAGCGGATGCGACAAGAGCATTCCGGGGGCGGTCATGCCCATCCTGCGGAACAACGGTATCGGGTTGACGCTTTACGGGGGCACCATTCTGCCGGGCAGGTACAGGGAGGAGGACCTCACGATCGTGAGCGCATTCGAGGCGATCGGCGCCCACGCGGCGGGAAGGATGGGGGACGAAGACCTGCGCCAGGTGGAGTGTCACGCCTGCCCGGGGGCGGGCTCGTGCGGGGGGATGTACACGGCCAACACGATGGCGTCGGTGATCGAGGCGATGGGGTTGAGCGTGCCGGGTTCCGCCTCCCACGCGGCGGTCGACCGGAGGAACCGGATATCGAGGGCAAAGCGGAAGGACTGCGCCGATTCCGTCAAGGCGCTGTTCCTGCTTCTCCGCCGCGGGATCCGAGCGCGCGACATCGCTACCCGCGAGGCCTTCGAGAACGGCATCGCCGTGATGATGGCCCTCGGGGGGTCGACGAACGGCGTGCTGCACATTCTTGCGCTGGCCCGGGAGGCGCGGGTTCCCCTGGAGCTGGACGACTTCGAGGAGATCGGGCGAAACCTCCCCCTGTTGGGGAACTTCAAGCCTTTCGGGAAATACGTCATGACGGACCTGGACAGGATCGGCGGCATCCCGGTCGTGATGAGAACGCTCCTCGACGACGGGCTTCTCCACGGGGATTGCCTGACCGTCACGGGAAAAACGGTGGCGGAGAACCTGGCGAACGCCCCGCCCCTCCCCGGCGGTCAGGACGTCCTGGCGCCGCCGGACCGCCCTCTCGCGCCGCCGGGCCGGCACATCTCGATACTACGCGGGAACCTTTCTCCGGAAGGGGCGGTCCTGAAGCTGAGCGGGAAGGAGTTGAGCCGCCACTCCGGTCCGGCGAGGGTCTTCGATCGGGAAGAGGACGCGCTCGCCGCGATCCTGGGAGGAAAGATCCGGAAGGGCGACGTGATCGTGATCCGGTACGAGGGTCCCAAAGGCGGCCCGGGGATGCGCGAGATGCTTTCCCCTTCGGCGGCGCTGATGGGCGCGGGGCTGGGAAGGGACGTCGCGCTGGTCACCGACGGGAGGTTTTCGGGTGGCACGCACGGGATCATGGTCGGGCACGTCGCCCCCGAGGCCCAGGCGGGAGGGGTGATCGCCATCGTCCATGAAGGCGACCGGATCACCATCAACCCCGGGGAGAAGTCGATCTCCCTCGACGTGAGCGAAGCGGAAATCGCGGGACGTCTTTCGGGGTGGAGCCCCCCGGAGCCCAGGTACGCGCGCGGGGTTCTCGGGAAATACGTCAGGCTCGTCGGCAGCGCGTCGAAGGGAGCGGTCACCAATTGAGGGGGGGCGGACGAGTCATCCCCGGTGAATCCATACCTCCCGCCGAGCTTCGGCGATGGTGACCCCGTGAGGAACGCATGAAAGCCCTGCTGTGCACCGCCTTCGGTCCCCTGGAACATCTTGGGATACGGGAGGTCGAATCACCCCGCCCGGGTTCCAACCAGGTCCTGATCGACGTAAAGGCCGCCTCGCTCAACTTCCCCGACGCCTTGATGGCCCAGGGTCTTTACCAGGTGAAGCCCCCGCTTCCCTTTTCGCCCGGCACGGAAATCGCGGGCGTGATCGTCGAGGCCGGAACAGATGTACGGGGTTTTCAGGCGGGCGACAGGGTCAGCGCCATCGCCGGCTGGGGCGGATTCGCCGAGGAGTGCGCGGTGGACGCCGGATGGGTGAGGCCGCTGCCCGCGGGGATGGACTTCGAAACCGGCGCCGCGTTCCTGTTTACCTATGAAACGTCCCTCCACGCCCTGCGGGACAGGGGACGTCTCGAGCCCGGCGAAACCTTGCTGGTGCTGGGCGCGGCGGGCGGCGTCGGCACAAGGAAAGCCTGCGCGACGGGAGGGAAGTGTATTTCGAGGGGGAGCGGGTCGCGGACGTCACGGTCCATCCGGTCCTGGGAGTCGGAATGGCCTTCGCCGGGATCGACTACAGGCTGGCCGAGGATCCCGACCACCGGGATCTCGCCGTCTGCACGGACCCGCGGACGGGGGAAGAGTACAGTCGATTCTACAAGATCCCCGAGACCACCGAGGATCTGCTCAAGCGACGGGAGCTGATCGCCGCCGGGTCGCGGGTCAACGGGGGGCCGCCCCTCATCAAGGAGATCGGGACCGACGCGCTGTTCGCCCTGCACATCGTCGCCGACCACATGGACCGCCATGCGGGTACATCCGTCCTCCC containing:
- the ilvD gene encoding dihydroxy-acid dehydratase; the protein is MADRPLKHRSSQLTGTPGGADWARRTAARAMLRAVDFQDGDFSKPIVTIACPFTNATPCNDHIRKLGDILFREIVAAGGKPFLFGTPVISDGETMGMEGMKYSLMSRDLIADCIETMHEGYTADGIVTLSGCDKSIPGAVMPILRNNGIGLTLYGGTILPGRYREEDLTIVSAFEAIGAHAAGRMGDEDLRQVECHACPGAGSCGGMYTANTMASVIEAMGLSVPGSASHAAVDRRNRISRAKRKDCADSVKALFLLLRRGIRARDIATREAFENGIAVMMALGGSTNGVLHILALAREARVPLELDDFEEIGRNLPLLGNFKPFGKYVMTDLDRIGGIPVVMRTLLDDGLLHGDCLTVTGKTVAENLANAPPLPGGQDVLAPPDRPLAPPGRHISILRGNLSPEGAVLKLSGKELSRHSGPARVFDREEDALAAILGGKIRKGDVIVIRYEGPKGGPGMREMLSPSAALMGAGLGRDVALVTDGRFSGGTHGIMVGHVAPEAQAGGVIAIVHEGDRITINPGEKSISLDVSEAEIAGRLSGWSPPEPRYARGVLGKYVRLVGSASKGAVTN